A DNA window from Anaerolineae bacterium contains the following coding sequences:
- a CDS encoding phage tail tape measure protein — protein sequence MPNETILRIVIDAKDTTKKTFDGLGKSMSNLDGVASTLATGGLTLVTGALALIGTTATIAAKETLSFTDDLNGVLKDVERQTGHTSEEMDDFKSSLTNVYTDARVVNVALEDLADAQIIVQRTTGETGAELENLTAQAVAMGDVFEIDVAESMRTVDALLKNNIAQSGQEALDIITAGLQNNLNVADDFLDTLTEYSQDFNELGLTGEQALNLLNSGLEAGIFNTDKIGDATQEFLTSLKDTAVVDKLREINPALADIAVSFNDGKITGVEALQQIQAEIGSMDDSLLRNEAGRTLFVSFWDDLGQEALLALDPINNKLGDINGSTAQATQENMNWKDALTQLGREFVVAMEPAAQEILPLLYDGIKLAGGFMREAQPVFAQFGVDMRDTIGPAMAVVNDSLVRIAQALGIATEDTTGMDIAIAALKATLDLIVATIQLVAIGFHNTAEAAEYLREQLDAIANFDFGSLSSIQQAAQGLANLTPAGMVSNAGFGFLGFADGGVVPGPIGSPMMAMVHGGEVISPPGQSGGPMFNISIFANDEEGGRRAGRGFVDELRSRGVMVAA from the coding sequence ATGCCTAACGAAACTATCCTCAGAATTGTAATAGACGCCAAAGACACCACCAAAAAAACCTTTGATGGATTAGGGAAATCCATGAGTAATCTGGATGGTGTGGCCAGTACCCTGGCGACTGGCGGCTTAACCCTTGTGACCGGAGCGTTAGCCCTAATAGGCACTACTGCTACTATTGCCGCCAAAGAAACCTTGAGCTTTACGGACGATCTAAATGGCGTATTAAAGGACGTAGAGAGACAAACCGGACATACGTCTGAGGAGATGGATGATTTTAAATCATCTTTGACCAATGTTTATACCGACGCAAGAGTGGTTAATGTTGCTTTAGAAGATTTGGCTGACGCGCAAATTATCGTCCAACGCACCACCGGAGAAACCGGGGCCGAATTAGAGAATTTAACAGCGCAAGCCGTGGCCATGGGGGACGTATTTGAAATAGACGTGGCCGAATCAATGCGCACAGTAGATGCATTGCTAAAAAACAATATAGCCCAAAGCGGGCAAGAGGCGCTTGATATTATTACAGCGGGCTTGCAAAACAACCTCAATGTGGCCGATGATTTTCTTGATACATTGACAGAATACTCACAAGATTTTAACGAACTGGGTTTGACCGGAGAACAAGCCCTAAACCTGTTAAATAGCGGCTTAGAGGCGGGCATTTTTAATACCGACAAAATAGGAGACGCGACGCAGGAATTTTTAACCAGCCTAAAGGACACGGCCGTTGTTGATAAACTGAGAGAGATCAACCCCGCCCTGGCCGACATAGCGGTTAGTTTTAATGACGGCAAAATTACCGGGGTAGAAGCGTTGCAGCAAATTCAAGCTGAAATAGGAAGCATGGATGACAGCTTGCTGCGGAACGAAGCGGGGCGGACGTTGTTTGTATCATTTTGGGACGACTTGGGGCAAGAGGCGCTATTGGCGCTCGATCCGATAAATAACAAATTAGGAGACATCAACGGCTCTACCGCACAGGCCACGCAAGAAAATATGAACTGGAAAGATGCCCTAACTCAGCTAGGAAGAGAATTTGTTGTAGCAATGGAACCTGCGGCCCAAGAAATATTACCCTTACTTTATGATGGTATAAAGTTGGCCGGTGGTTTTATGAGGGAGGCGCAACCAGTTTTTGCCCAATTTGGCGTGGATATGAGAGATACGATTGGCCCGGCTATGGCTGTAGTAAATGATTCTTTGGTCAGGATTGCGCAGGCATTAGGGATAGCAACCGAGGATACAACCGGCATGGATATTGCGATTGCGGCGCTCAAAGCTACCCTTGACCTAATCGTGGCCACCATTCAGCTTGTGGCTATTGGATTCCATAATACGGCAGAAGCGGCGGAATATTTGCGCGAGCAATTGGACGCCATAGCAAATTTTGACTTTGGATCATTGTCATCTATACAACAGGCGGCTCAAGGATTGGCGAATTTGACTCCGGCCGGAATGGTATCTAACGCCGGTTTTGGTTTTTTGGGATTTGCTGACGGCGGCGTTGTGCCTGGCCCTATAGGATCGCCAATGATGGCCATGGTGCATGGAGGAGAAGTCATTTCCCCGCCAGGACAAAGCGGCGGGCCGATGTTCAACATCTCTATATTTGCCAACGATGAAGAGGGCGGGCGGCGAGCCGGGCGAGGGTTTGTGGACGAGCTGCGGAGCCGGGGCGTGATGGTGGCGGCGTGA